A window of the Candidatus Krumholzibacteriia bacterium genome harbors these coding sequences:
- a CDS encoding DUF5683 domain-containing protein: MVLLLGLLPVGPVAALSTPAAVESASVGQAAAASDRRASASVGSASVGGATTPGSGPSGKAAWTSPGLQLGLRDWFGRPATEPVGRPWQRQKNPTVAMVSSLLVPGLGQLYNEREFWSVVAAGVHFYFLGDIIVEQRLANRYRTLKNLPVDPNDPASVQAQQEAEVLFLLYRDNRIQSTWLLGLTLLLSGLQCYVDAHLFDFDAGASLQFVPSFGAVQGGALRLRF; the protein is encoded by the coding sequence GTGGTGCTCCTGCTTGGACTCCTGCCGGTGGGGCCCGTGGCGGCGCTTTCCACCCCGGCGGCGGTAGAGAGCGCGTCGGTGGGGCAAGCGGCCGCCGCAAGCGACCGCAGGGCGAGCGCCTCGGTGGGAAGCGCCAGCGTGGGAGGGGCGACGACGCCGGGGAGCGGGCCGAGCGGGAAGGCGGCGTGGACGTCCCCGGGACTGCAGCTCGGCCTGCGCGACTGGTTCGGGCGTCCGGCCACGGAACCCGTGGGGCGGCCGTGGCAGCGACAGAAGAATCCCACCGTGGCCATGGTGAGCTCTCTCCTCGTGCCCGGCCTCGGTCAGCTGTACAACGAACGCGAGTTCTGGTCCGTCGTCGCGGCAGGAGTGCACTTCTACTTCCTCGGGGACATCATCGTGGAACAGCGCCTGGCCAACCGCTATCGGACCTTGAAGAACCTGCCGGTGGACCCGAACGACCCGGCCTCGGTGCAGGCGCAGCAGGAAGCGGAGGTCCTCTTCCTCCTCTACCGTGACAACCGCATCCAGAGCACGTGGCTGCTCGGCCTCACCTTGCTGCTCAGCGGCCTGCAGTGCTACGTGGATGCCCATCTGTTCGATTTCGACGCCGGCGCGTCGCTGCAGTTCGTGCCGAGCTTCGGCGCCGTGCAGGGTGGGGCCCTGCGCCTGCGCTTCTAG
- the hrcA gene encoding heat-inducible transcriptional repressor HrcA — protein sequence MQLTERERTVLAALVELFVRDAGPVSSGHLQEIIGLGVSSATIRNVLQRLEEKGLLHQPHTSAGRVPTRDGYRVYVESFCRPARLPATWVRRIHEELLPAGAQPPVQEVLAKVSQLLAALSSNVGFGVAVEDHHSARVQRIEMVQLEHARLLVLVTLDDGMVRTCLAPLERRYPDLTLALAEHLLHDIVRGCTPGEARRRLDVALAQHTGDAGTIARVVAREKEKLFEERAVPTVRLEGATQIIGQPEFQDPENLRLLVKVLDHPERLGQGLPGAGTTITIGVATDVEELPFSIVSAAMQLGGWEGQVGILGPMRMRYALALALVQSVVETLSGVEPRPEGGPRERA from the coding sequence ATGCAGCTCACGGAACGAGAACGCACCGTGCTCGCGGCGCTGGTGGAACTCTTCGTCCGCGACGCCGGTCCGGTGAGCTCGGGGCACCTGCAAGAGATCATCGGCCTCGGGGTCTCGAGCGCCACGATCCGCAACGTCCTGCAGCGGCTGGAGGAGAAGGGTCTCCTGCACCAGCCGCACACCTCGGCGGGCCGCGTCCCCACGCGCGACGGCTATCGGGTGTACGTGGAGAGTTTCTGCCGCCCGGCTCGCCTGCCCGCCACCTGGGTGCGCCGCATCCACGAGGAGCTGCTGCCGGCCGGGGCGCAGCCGCCGGTGCAGGAAGTGCTCGCCAAGGTGTCTCAGCTCCTGGCGGCGCTGTCGAGCAACGTCGGCTTCGGCGTCGCGGTGGAGGATCATCATAGCGCCCGAGTGCAGCGCATCGAGATGGTGCAGCTGGAGCACGCCCGTCTCCTCGTCCTCGTCACCCTGGACGACGGCATGGTGCGCACCTGTCTCGCGCCCCTCGAGCGCCGCTATCCCGATCTCACCTTGGCGCTCGCCGAGCACCTGCTTCACGACATCGTCCGCGGTTGCACGCCCGGGGAGGCGCGGCGAAGGCTGGACGTGGCGCTCGCCCAGCACACCGGGGACGCCGGCACCATCGCCCGAGTGGTGGCGCGGGAGAAGGAGAAGCTCTTCGAGGAACGCGCCGTCCCCACCGTGCGTCTCGAGGGGGCGACGCAGATCATCGGGCAACCGGAGTTCCAGGATCCCGAGAACCTACGCCTCCTCGTCAAGGTTCTCGATCATCCCGAGCGCTTGGGACAGGGACTGCCGGGAGCGGGCACGACGATCACCATCGGTGTCGCCACCGACGTCGAGGAGCTGCCGTTCAGCATAGTCTCCGCCGCCATGCAGCTCGGCGGCTGGGAAGGTCAGGTGGGCATCCTCGGGCCCATGCGCATGCGCTACGCTCTCGCCCTCGCTCTGGTCCAGAGCGTGGTGGAGACGCTGAGCGGCGTCGAACCGCGACCCGAGGGAGGTCCGCGTGAGAGAGCCTGA
- a CDS encoding RidA family protein, with amino-acid sequence MRRVIQTPQAPAAIGPYSQGVAVGSFLHTAGQIGLDPATGKLVGGGIETETRRALQNLRAIVEAAGARLEDVVKTTVFLTTMDDFAAMNRVYAEFFPEQPPARSTVAVLALPAGARVEIEALVRGA; translated from the coding sequence ATGCGACGGGTGATCCAAACTCCGCAAGCGCCGGCGGCGATCGGCCCTTACAGTCAGGGTGTGGCGGTGGGTTCGTTCCTGCACACCGCCGGCCAGATCGGCCTCGATCCCGCCACGGGCAAGCTCGTGGGCGGCGGCATCGAGACGGAGACGCGGCGGGCGCTGCAGAACCTCCGTGCCATCGTCGAGGCCGCCGGCGCCCGTCTCGAGGACGTGGTGAAGACGACGGTGTTCCTGACCACGATGGACGATTTCGCCGCCATGAACCGCGTCTACGCCGAGTTCTTCCCGGAGCAACCGCCAGCGCGCAGCACCGTCGCGGTCCTGGCGCTCCCGGCCGGGGCGCGCGTCGAGATCGAAGCCCTGGTGCGCGGCGCGTGA
- the glmS gene encoding glutamine--fructose-6-phosphate transaminase (isomerizing), translating to MCGIIAYIGDKPALPILMEGLKRLEYRGYDSAGVALVDGKLRIEKCVGRIAQLEEHVAPLVLPGSLGMAHTRWATHGEPTTINAHPHTDCTGKLAVIHNGIIENFESLKRNLLHRGHTFKSETDTEVLAHLIEEFYDGRLDEAVRAALGRVEGTFGIAVLHADEPRRIVGARNGSPLIVGIGDGEYFLASDASAILRHTRQVIYLEDQEMVALGDEAPLFTSVEDGAEEIAKEATEIEWDLAMIEKGGYSHFMLKEIFEQPSTIRNAFRGRLLVEEGDAKLGGLNMTREELREVKRVVLIGCGTSWHAALLGEYMIEEVARIGVEVEYASEFRYRNPIVEEGTITFVISQSGETIDTLAAMREAKRKGARTLGIVNVVGSTIARESDGGVYIHAGPEIGVASTKAFTSQATVLAIITLLLGRLRNMSRQEGRRLIAALEELPGQIEQILAQDAAIEEIARVYQHHDNFLYLGRGPNFPVALEGALKLKEISYVHAEGYPAAEMKHGPIALIDENMPVVVIATRDSGYRKIVGNVEEVKARKGRIIAVVTEGDTDIVKKADHTLIVPETLSLLTPILSVVPLQLLAYHIAVMRGCDVDRPRNLAKSVTVE from the coding sequence ATGTGCGGAATCATTGCCTATATCGGAGACAAACCAGCGCTGCCGATCCTCATGGAGGGTCTGAAGCGCCTGGAGTATCGCGGCTACGACTCGGCGGGGGTGGCCCTCGTCGACGGCAAGCTGCGCATCGAGAAGTGCGTCGGTCGCATCGCCCAGCTGGAAGAGCACGTCGCGCCGCTGGTGCTCCCGGGCAGCCTCGGCATGGCCCACACCCGCTGGGCGACACACGGCGAGCCCACCACCATCAACGCCCACCCGCACACCGACTGCACCGGCAAGCTCGCGGTCATCCACAACGGCATCATCGAGAACTTCGAGTCCCTGAAGCGCAACCTGTTGCATCGCGGTCACACCTTCAAGAGCGAGACCGACACCGAGGTGCTGGCCCACCTGATCGAGGAGTTCTACGACGGCCGGCTGGACGAGGCGGTGCGCGCCGCCCTGGGACGGGTGGAGGGCACCTTCGGCATCGCCGTGCTGCACGCCGACGAGCCCCGCCGCATCGTCGGGGCGCGCAACGGCAGCCCGCTCATCGTGGGCATCGGCGACGGCGAGTACTTCCTGGCCAGCGATGCCAGCGCCATCCTCCGCCACACCCGCCAGGTCATCTATCTCGAGGACCAGGAGATGGTGGCGCTCGGAGACGAAGCGCCGCTGTTCACCAGCGTCGAGGACGGCGCCGAGGAGATCGCCAAGGAGGCCACCGAGATCGAGTGGGACCTGGCGATGATCGAGAAGGGCGGCTACTCGCACTTCATGCTCAAAGAGATCTTCGAGCAGCCGTCGACGATCCGCAACGCCTTCCGCGGCCGTCTCCTGGTGGAAGAAGGCGACGCCAAGCTGGGCGGCCTCAACATGACGCGGGAAGAGCTGCGGGAGGTGAAGCGCGTCGTCCTCATCGGCTGCGGCACCTCCTGGCACGCGGCGCTGCTCGGCGAGTACATGATCGAGGAGGTGGCGCGCATCGGCGTCGAGGTGGAGTACGCCAGCGAGTTCCGCTACCGCAATCCCATCGTCGAGGAGGGCACGATCACCTTCGTGATCTCCCAGTCCGGCGAGACCATCGACACCCTGGCAGCGATGCGCGAAGCGAAGCGCAAGGGCGCCCGCACCCTCGGCATCGTCAACGTCGTCGGCTCCACCATCGCCCGCGAGTCCGACGGCGGCGTCTACATCCATGCCGGTCCGGAGATCGGCGTCGCCTCCACCAAGGCCTTCACTTCCCAGGCCACGGTGCTCGCCATCATCACGCTGCTCCTCGGTCGCTTGCGCAACATGTCGCGCCAGGAGGGCCGGCGCCTGATCGCGGCGCTGGAGGAGCTGCCCGGGCAGATCGAGCAGATCCTCGCCCAGGACGCCGCCATCGAGGAAATCGCCCGGGTCTACCAGCATCACGACAACTTCCTCTATCTCGGGCGCGGCCCGAACTTCCCGGTGGCCCTGGAGGGAGCGCTCAAACTCAAGGAGATCTCCTACGTCCACGCCGAAGGCTATCCGGCGGCGGAGATGAAGCACGGTCCCATCGCTCTCATCGACGAGAACATGCCCGTCGTGGTCATCGCCACCCGCGACAGCGGTTACCGCAAGATCGTCGGCAACGTCGAAGAGGTGAAGGCGCGCAAGGGGCGCATCATCGCGGTGGTGACCGAGGGCGACACCGACATCGTCAAGAAGGCCGACCACACTCTCATCGTGCCGGAAACGCTGAGCCTGCTCACCCCGATCCTGTCGGTGGTGCCCTTGCAGCTCCTGGCCTACCACATCGCCGTGATGCGCGGCTGCGACGTGGACCGGCCGCGCAACCTGGCCAAGTCGGTCACGGTGGAGTAG
- the dnaK gene encoding molecular chaperone DnaK: MGRVIGIDLGTTNSCVAVMEGGQPVVIPNPEGMRTTPSVVGFTKSGERLVGLVAKRQAITNPENTVFSVKRLMGRRLEELPADLRQRLPFKLVAGEGGNAAIEIRGQTYTPQQISAFILQTMREAAEAYLGEKVTEAVITVPAYFNDQQRQATRDAGRIAGLEVKRIVNEPTAAALAYGLDKKKEETVAVYDLGGGTFDISILELGEGVFEVKSTNGDTLLGGDDFDQRLMEYIAEDFRKQHGIDLRQDKMALQRLKEAAEKAKMDLSGVLETNINLPFISADASGAKHLDMTLTRAKLEQLTADLVERTIRPCRQALADAKKETKDIHEVILVGGATRMPSVQEAVRRLFGKEPHRGVNPDEVVAVGAAIQAAVLTGETKEVLLLDVTPLSLGIETLGGVMTPLIQRNTTIPTRKSEIFSTAADNQPAVTVHVLQGERPMSGDNRTLGRFDLSDIPPAPRGIPRIEVTFDIDANGIVHVSAKDLGTGKEQRILIQNPGSLSEAEIQRMVKDAEAHKEADQRRRTVVEARNEAEGRLHELEKSLLEHGDKVSAETRREIETAMEDVKRVRGGEDAAAIKSAVEKLMQKAAKLGEEVYKASGTGAAPGATPGGGSAGGAKPDTDGGTVEADYEVVDDDKDKS; the protein is encoded by the coding sequence ATGGGACGTGTCATCGGTATCGATCTCGGCACGACGAATTCCTGCGTCGCCGTCATGGAGGGCGGCCAGCCCGTCGTCATTCCCAATCCCGAAGGGATGCGCACCACGCCTTCGGTGGTGGGCTTCACCAAGAGCGGCGAGCGCCTGGTCGGCCTGGTGGCCAAGCGCCAGGCGATCACCAATCCGGAGAACACGGTGTTCTCGGTGAAGCGTCTCATGGGGCGGCGCCTGGAGGAGTTGCCCGCCGACCTGCGCCAGCGCCTGCCCTTCAAGCTCGTCGCCGGTGAGGGCGGCAACGCGGCGATCGAGATTCGCGGGCAAACCTACACGCCCCAGCAGATCTCCGCTTTCATCCTCCAGACCATGCGCGAAGCGGCCGAGGCCTACCTGGGCGAGAAGGTCACCGAGGCGGTGATCACCGTGCCGGCGTACTTCAACGACCAGCAGCGCCAGGCCACACGCGACGCCGGTCGCATCGCCGGCCTCGAGGTGAAGCGCATCGTCAACGAGCCCACCGCCGCGGCCCTGGCCTATGGCCTGGACAAGAAGAAGGAGGAGACCGTCGCGGTGTACGACCTCGGCGGCGGCACCTTCGACATCTCCATCCTGGAGCTGGGAGAGGGCGTCTTCGAGGTGAAATCCACCAACGGCGACACCCTGCTCGGGGGCGACGATTTCGACCAACGGCTCATGGAGTACATCGCCGAGGACTTCCGCAAGCAGCACGGCATCGACCTGCGCCAGGACAAGATGGCGCTGCAACGCCTGAAGGAAGCGGCGGAAAAGGCCAAGATGGACCTGTCCGGCGTGCTGGAGACCAACATCAATCTGCCCTTCATCAGCGCCGATGCGAGCGGCGCCAAGCACCTGGACATGACGCTCACCCGGGCCAAGCTCGAACAGCTCACCGCGGACCTGGTGGAACGCACCATCCGGCCGTGCCGGCAGGCGCTGGCGGACGCCAAGAAGGAAACCAAGGACATCCACGAGGTCATCCTGGTGGGCGGTGCCACCCGCATGCCCTCGGTGCAGGAGGCGGTGCGCCGGCTCTTCGGCAAGGAGCCCCACCGGGGTGTCAACCCCGACGAGGTGGTGGCGGTGGGCGCCGCCATCCAGGCCGCCGTGCTCACCGGGGAGACGAAGGAGGTCCTGCTCCTCGACGTCACCCCGCTGTCGCTCGGGATCGAGACCCTGGGTGGGGTGATGACGCCGCTCATCCAGCGCAACACCACGATCCCGACGCGGAAGAGCGAGATCTTCTCCACCGCCGCCGACAACCAGCCGGCGGTGACGGTGCACGTGTTGCAGGGGGAACGCCCCATGTCCGGGGACAACCGCACCCTCGGGCGCTTCGATCTCTCCGACATTCCGCCGGCGCCCCGCGGCATCCCGCGCATCGAGGTCACCTTCGACATCGACGCCAACGGCATCGTCCACGTCTCCGCCAAGGATCTGGGCACGGGCAAGGAGCAGCGCATCCTCATCCAGAACCCCGGCAGTCTCAGCGAAGCGGAGATCCAGCGCATGGTGAAGGACGCCGAGGCGCACAAGGAAGCCGACCAGCGCCGGCGCACGGTGGTGGAAGCGCGGAACGAAGCAGAGGGGCGCCTCCACGAGCTGGAGAAGTCTCTGCTCGAGCACGGCGACAAGGTCTCTGCCGAAACCCGGCGGGAGATCGAGACGGCCATGGAGGACGTGAAGCGCGTCCGCGGCGGCGAGGATGCGGCCGCCATCAAGAGCGCCGTGGAGAAGCTGATGCAGAAGGCGGCCAAGCTCGGCGAGGAAGTCTACAAAGCCAGCGGGACGGGTGCGGCGCCGGGAGCCACTCCCGGTGGCGGCAGCGCTGGCGGCGCCAAGCCGGACACCGATGGCGGTACGGTGGAAGCGGACTACGAAGTGGTCGATGACGACAAGGACAAGTCGTAA
- the lepB gene encoding signal peptidase I, whose translation MPREEKTMRAMEADRPARGLEAKAAGRTARSRSKFREYAEAIVVAVALALFFRQFVVQAFRIPSSSMESTLLVGDFLFVNKFLYGAQIPFTSWRLPAIRQPRTGDIIVFKSPTDGRDFIKRCVAVAGDTVEMRGKVLWVNGKRRDEPFTQHTDRGMLLASQAPRDWMGPLVIPPGHIFMLGDNRDNSHDSRFWGPLPVGRVRGKAMFIYFSIDTARGFVPPHLRFTRFGDLIR comes from the coding sequence ATGCCGAGGGAGGAAAAGACGATGCGGGCGATGGAAGCGGACCGGCCGGCACGCGGGCTGGAGGCCAAGGCGGCGGGCCGCACGGCGCGCAGCCGTTCCAAGTTCCGGGAATACGCCGAAGCCATCGTCGTCGCCGTGGCGCTGGCGCTCTTCTTTCGTCAGTTCGTCGTCCAGGCCTTCCGCATTCCCTCGAGCTCCATGGAGAGCACTCTTCTGGTGGGGGATTTCCTCTTCGTGAACAAGTTCCTCTACGGAGCGCAGATCCCTTTCACCAGCTGGCGCCTGCCCGCCATCCGCCAGCCCCGCACTGGGGACATCATCGTCTTCAAGTCGCCGACCGATGGGCGGGATTTCATCAAGCGTTGCGTGGCCGTGGCCGGCGACACCGTGGAGATGCGCGGCAAGGTGCTGTGGGTGAACGGCAAGAGGCGGGACGAACCGTTCACGCAGCACACCGATCGCGGCATGCTGCTGGCGTCGCAGGCGCCGCGGGACTGGATGGGGCCGCTCGTCATTCCGCCCGGTCACATCTTCATGCTCGGTGACAACCGGGACAACTCCCACGACAGCCGCTTCTGGGGACCCCTCCCGGTGGGGCGGGTGCGCGGCAAGGCGATGTTCATCTACTTCTCCATCGACACCGCTCGGGGCTTCGTGCCCCCCCATCTGCGCTTCACCCGCTTCGGCGATCTCATCCGCTGA
- the lepA gene encoding translation elongation factor 4, which yields MKAQNIRNFCIIAHVDHGKSTLADRLLESTGTLSAKQMQAQVLDSMDLERERGITIKSHAVRMQYRGQDGQDYVLHLIDTPGHVDFTYEVSRSLAACEGAILLVDASQGVEAQTLANLYLALEQGLVLLPVVNKIDLPGARADEVVQQVVEVLGCRPEEVLRVSAKSGLGVEALLEAVVARVPPPAGENEAPLQALIFDSLFDQFVGAIAYVRVRQGVLRRGERIRFMSSGLEFEALEVGHLRLERLPREALGAGEVGYVVPGAKNVADTRVGDTITTVARPAAAALPGYRAVKPMVYSGLYPMDSENTTELRESLEKLKLNDAALHFEPETSVALGFGFRCGFLGLLHMEIVQERLEREYGMRLLCTTPNVEYEVVTGKGERLQVDNPARLPPVQEIERIEEPFVRAEILLPAEFLGPVLQLAQERRGLHRGMHYLDRERVELVYELPLAEILFDFYDKLKSLSRGYASFDYDYLEHRPADLVKLDIALNGDRVDALSVILHRDKAYTWGREMAEKLKELIPRQLFEVQVQACIGSRVIARTTISALRKNVTAKCYGGDITRKRKLLEKQREGKRRMKRVGNVEVPQEAFLAVLRVR from the coding sequence ATGAAAGCACAGAACATCCGCAACTTCTGCATCATCGCCCATGTGGATCATGGCAAGTCCACCTTGGCGGATCGGCTCCTGGAAAGCACCGGGACGCTGTCAGCGAAACAGATGCAGGCGCAGGTGCTGGACTCCATGGATCTGGAGCGCGAGCGCGGCATCACCATCAAGAGCCACGCCGTGCGCATGCAGTACCGCGGACAGGACGGCCAGGACTACGTGCTGCACCTGATCGACACGCCGGGACACGTGGACTTCACCTACGAAGTGTCCCGCAGCCTGGCGGCTTGCGAAGGCGCCATCCTCCTCGTCGACGCCTCGCAAGGGGTCGAAGCCCAGACCCTCGCCAACCTCTATCTCGCCTTGGAGCAGGGGCTCGTGCTCTTGCCGGTGGTGAACAAGATCGACTTACCCGGAGCCCGCGCTGACGAGGTGGTGCAGCAAGTCGTGGAAGTGCTGGGCTGCCGCCCCGAGGAAGTGCTGCGCGTCTCCGCCAAGAGCGGCCTCGGGGTCGAGGCGCTGCTCGAAGCGGTGGTGGCCCGGGTGCCGCCGCCGGCAGGAGAGAACGAGGCGCCGCTGCAAGCCCTCATTTTCGACTCCCTCTTCGATCAGTTCGTCGGCGCCATCGCCTACGTCCGGGTGCGGCAGGGGGTGCTGCGCCGCGGCGAGCGCATCCGCTTCATGTCCTCCGGCCTCGAGTTCGAAGCCCTGGAGGTGGGGCACCTGCGGCTGGAGCGCCTTCCGCGTGAAGCCCTCGGCGCCGGCGAGGTGGGCTACGTGGTCCCGGGGGCCAAGAACGTCGCCGACACCCGCGTCGGCGACACCATCACTACGGTGGCGCGGCCGGCGGCGGCGGCACTCCCGGGCTACCGGGCCGTCAAACCCATGGTCTACAGCGGTCTTTATCCGATGGACTCGGAGAACACCACGGAGCTGCGGGAATCGCTGGAGAAGCTGAAGCTGAACGATGCGGCGTTGCACTTCGAGCCCGAAACCTCCGTGGCTCTGGGATTCGGTTTCCGCTGCGGTTTCCTGGGGCTGCTGCACATGGAGATCGTGCAGGAGCGCCTGGAACGGGAGTACGGCATGCGCTTGCTCTGCACCACCCCCAACGTGGAGTACGAGGTCGTCACCGGGAAGGGGGAGCGCCTGCAGGTGGACAATCCCGCCCGCCTGCCCCCGGTCCAGGAGATCGAGCGCATCGAGGAGCCCTTTGTCCGGGCGGAGATCCTGCTGCCGGCGGAGTTTCTGGGGCCGGTGCTGCAGCTGGCGCAGGAACGCCGGGGGCTGCACCGGGGTATGCACTACCTGGACCGAGAGCGGGTGGAGCTGGTCTACGAGCTGCCGCTGGCGGAGATCCTCTTCGACTTCTACGACAAGTTGAAGTCCTTGAGCCGCGGTTATGCCAGCTTCGACTACGACTATCTGGAACACCGCCCGGCGGACCTGGTCAAGCTGGACATCGCGCTCAACGGCGACCGCGTGGACGCCCTTTCGGTCATCCTGCACCGCGACAAGGCCTACACCTGGGGACGGGAGATGGCGGAGAAGCTGAAGGAGCTCATCCCCCGCCAGCTCTTCGAAGTCCAGGTCCAGGCGTGCATCGGCTCCCGCGTCATCGCCCGGACCACGATCTCGGCGCTCAGGAAGAACGTCACCGCCAAGTGCTACGGCGGCGACATCACCCGCAAGCGCAAGCTGCTGGAGAAGCAGCGGGAGGGCAAGCGGCGGATGAAGCGGGTGGGCAACGTCGAGGTCCCACAAGAAGCCTTCCTGGCGGTGCTGCGGGTGCGGTAA
- a CDS encoding nucleotide exchange factor GrpE, which produces MREPEPAPSTPAAEELRDASEQAEDLPPVDEATALRAALEALQRQHEEVVQERQALHDRYLRLAAEFDNFRKRNAREWQEQRQRAAAEVLRAVLEIADNLERALQAPAADAQGLRGGVELIRQQLQALLQRFGIACIEAKGLPFDPARHEAVLLVESEGVESQHVVDVVQQGYTLHGEILRPARVTVSR; this is translated from the coding sequence GTGAGAGAGCCTGAGCCGGCGCCGTCCACCCCGGCGGCGGAAGAACTCCGGGACGCTTCGGAGCAGGCCGAGGATCTGCCGCCGGTGGACGAGGCGACCGCGCTCCGCGCGGCGCTCGAAGCGCTGCAACGGCAGCACGAGGAAGTCGTCCAGGAGCGCCAAGCGCTCCACGACCGCTACCTCCGCCTGGCGGCGGAGTTCGACAACTTCCGCAAGCGCAATGCGCGGGAATGGCAAGAGCAGCGCCAGCGTGCGGCGGCGGAGGTGCTGCGCGCGGTGCTCGAGATCGCCGACAATCTGGAGCGCGCTCTGCAAGCGCCGGCGGCGGACGCGCAGGGATTGCGGGGCGGAGTCGAGCTCATTCGGCAGCAGCTGCAGGCGTTGTTGCAGCGCTTCGGCATCGCCTGCATCGAGGCCAAAGGGTTGCCCTTCGATCCGGCCCGGCACGAAGCGGTCCTGCTCGTGGAGTCGGAGGGCGTGGAGAGCCAGCACGTCGTGGACGTGGTGCAGCAGGGCTACACTTTGCACGGCGAGATTTTGCGTCCGGCGCGCGTCACCGTGTCGCGCTGA
- a CDS encoding coproporphyrinogen-III oxidase family protein: protein MRAATAKDVHFGVYVHLPFCRVQCPYCTFFTVPRPERREVFARFLAGVRREWSLRVGPRLQSGDRLRTLYLGGGTPSDVPPDLLADFLAALVAELPGGLGELEETTVECNPESVTAETLARLRAQGVDRISLGVQALHPDDLRRLGRAAEVEQVLASIDAVAARFERWSADLILGIPGSSRARLRHSLTVLQQAGAPHLSFYCLELPASRAGALGTPWGEERLARTYEFVSAWLEQRGYEHYEISSAARPGERARHNGAYWERLDYVGLGPGAHSFAASVRQANRPDLNAYLEALEQGGLPPAAREVLTPAAVRREEVLLGLRRREGVAWAVDGLEAARDFLQDLVREGLGRFEGPRFRLTTRGWMVSDSIVSQLLTYMEGVAPRVDKPPPAPLHST from the coding sequence ATGCGGGCCGCCACGGCGAAGGACGTCCACTTCGGCGTCTACGTGCACCTCCCGTTCTGCCGCGTGCAGTGTCCCTACTGCACCTTCTTCACCGTGCCGCGGCCGGAGAGGCGCGAGGTCTTCGCCCGTTTCCTCGCCGGCGTCCGGCGTGAGTGGTCGCTCCGCGTCGGTCCCCGTCTCCAAAGCGGCGACCGCCTGCGCACTCTCTATCTCGGCGGCGGGACGCCGAGCGACGTCCCGCCGGATCTCCTCGCCGACTTCCTCGCCGCCCTCGTCGCCGAGCTTCCTGGCGGCCTCGGCGAGCTCGAAGAGACCACGGTGGAGTGCAATCCGGAGTCGGTGACTGCAGAGACGCTGGCGCGTCTCCGCGCCCAGGGCGTGGACCGGATCAGCCTGGGCGTGCAGGCTTTGCACCCCGACGACCTGCGCCGCCTCGGCCGGGCGGCGGAGGTCGAGCAGGTGCTCGCCTCGATCGACGCCGTCGCCGCGCGCTTCGAGCGCTGGAGCGCCGACCTCATCCTCGGAATCCCCGGCTCGAGTCGGGCGCGACTCCGTCACAGCCTCACCGTTCTGCAGCAGGCCGGGGCGCCGCACCTCTCCTTTTATTGTCTCGAGCTGCCGGCCTCGCGCGCCGGCGCGCTCGGCACCCCGTGGGGGGAGGAACGCCTGGCGAGGACCTACGAGTTCGTCTCCGCCTGGCTCGAGCAACGAGGCTACGAGCACTACGAGATCTCCAGCGCGGCGCGACCCGGAGAGAGGGCGCGACACAATGGGGCCTACTGGGAGAGGCTGGACTACGTGGGCCTCGGACCTGGAGCGCACTCTTTCGCGGCCAGCGTGCGGCAGGCGAACAGGCCCGATCTGAACGCCTACCTCGAGGCGCTGGAGCAGGGCGGGTTGCCCCCTGCCGCGCGGGAAGTCCTCACTCCCGCCGCGGTGCGGCGGGAAGAAGTCCTCCTCGGTCTCCGGCGGCGGGAGGGGGTGGCTTGGGCGGTCGACGGTCTGGAGGCGGCGCGAGACTTCCTCCAGGACCTGGTTCGAGAGGGCCTGGGGCGCTTCGAGGGTCCCCGTTTCCGCCTCACCACGAGAGGCTGGATGGTATCGGATTCGATTGTTTCACAGCTACTTACGTACATGGAAGGGGTGGCTCCCCGGGTTGACAAGCCGCCGCCGGCGCCGCTACATTCGACCTAG